The region CCATTAGGGTCAGACATGAGCAGTATATTGATACATTTTTGCTTTAGTGCTGGTGCAGGATGGTGCATAGATTGACCAAAAGTAAAGCTAATAAACTGAACATAGTATTTTACTTGGTTATCAGAGACAATAATGATTTACCAAGTGGACTGCAAATGAATATTTTGATCCCTGTTTACATATGAGAATAGCACATAAAACAGTTACTATCTTTTAATCAGCTTAAAAACAGGATGGTAACATTcagctgaaacaaagaagaaaaataaccCAGAATTAAATGACAAATACACAAACTAAATTATATTAAACTGACTGCAATAGTGAtcatgaaaatttattattttggtgTGACGCATCATGGAGGCAGTACCAACAGACATCATTAGGTCATGGGATGAGCAAAAGCTTGATAATTGGACGGAAGCATGATTGTGAACTTTTATTTACTTAATTGCTGATGTTCTTACATATGACCTGCTACATAGAAAATACTGCAGTCCaggtttcaaaattaattttattattaaaatgcaGTTTTAAGGTATGTCACAGAGACAGTACCAACAAAAGTCACCAGAATGCATGGTTCTTGAAAGCTCAAGCAAAACTCAAGATTTTCTCACCTGTGCTGCTCAAACCATTCAAGTTGTGCTGAAAAGAACTAATAATTCTGAAAGCTAGAGCATTTTCTTCATGTTTTATGTACATCTATTAGCAGAAGTAAGAATTTTATATCCTGAAGGTAATTACAGACCAGAAATGCTGTGTTACAAGTTTACAGGTTTCTCAATAAATTTTCTCTTTTGTACAGTTAACTGTTTGTTTCTGTTTATATGTGTTGCTGCTGATATTTTGAGAACAGCTGATTATTGTGAAAGTCATGTCATTAGAAATACGTGCAGAGCTAAAAAAGTGAACATACTTCAAATTAAGAAAACAAAGTGTTAAATTTTCAACATAAACAGCTAAAGCAAAGATACATGTTGGAAAGATAATTTTGGTAACAAAACTGTTTTATCTGGCTTTGAAAACACCATTTTTATATTACTGTTTAAAATATTGCAAtttaaaaaattgatattttttcattttgttgcaGATTATCAACTGATAATGTTCTTGCACAGTTGTTATTACAGTCTGGAACGTGCAAAGCAAGCACTTGATGTTTGTTTCACAGTAAGGACACATGCACCTGAAGTTTTTGAAAACAGAGCTCCAGATTCAGCTGATGTCCAGTCAGCTGTGAATGTAATGTGAGCACTCATTTtcagtttcctcttttttttacaccttttttttctttattttttgttcacTCAGACAGTTTACACTGTATGGGTGTCAACCAGTATATATGCAATGCATACTTATTCATAACAAGCAAAGTTAAAAACAAGaacacagttgtgaatatggacacaaTACTTACTTCACCAGGTGTGTTGACACTAAGGTGAATTATTTAATGAGAGTTCTACAGAACTGTTATGATGTGCCCTTCCCAATAAAACTGATGTCCTTAATGAACAAATACAAAAATGTTACTAGCCACTGGATAACCCTAAGTGTACATACATTTTGCAAAAATGAGGTGTGAGCTGTACTCATCACTGACAACCTGCTTACTGGAAGCAGCTTGACAACTTGCTTTCCTGCACTGGTGTCATATAGTAGGTATCCTTTCTGACCCTGAGAAGGCCTACAGTACTACCAGAAGGCATAACATCTTCAATTAATTTCATGTGTCTGTTTTCTTAGGGATGATTTCCAGTTTTGCTAAGGCCCTTCATATCTCCTATTTATGTTAAATACAGTCTCAGTAATGTCTTATCAGAGTGTTTTATATAAGAGAAAGGTGTCCTATCAGGTAGTGTTTCAATAGTAGCCATCTTTTTAATGGCCTCTATGAAGCTTCTTAtttgtgccagaatgagattttcactctgcagcggagtgtgcactgatatgaaacttcctggcagattaaaactgtgtgcccaaccgagacttgaactcggcccctttgcctttcgtgggcaagtgctctaccatctgagctaccgaagcacgactcacgcctggtacttacagctttacttctgccagtatctcgtctcctaccttccaaagtttacagaatctctcctgcaaaccttgtaaACTTTCCACTCACCTGACACCTATCAAAGCcttaccatctggccacagagtatCATTCCACTACCCAgaattggagcaactgaattacgttCTCCGTcaaggtttcaactacctctcttcACGCTCTGAAATCAGAGATGccttgcccactatccttcccactcccaCAATGGTATCctgccacccactgaacctacacaatatcctcatccatctctacacaacccctgctcccaacaccTTGCCTCATGGCTTATATCCTTGTAATAGAACTAAGTGCAAGACATGTCccctacatcctcccaccaccacatactccaatcctgtcacaaacatcacccatcccatcaaaggcagggctacctgtgaaaccagtcatgtgatgtacaagataaactgcaaccactgtgctgtgttcAATTTGGGTATTACACCAACAAGCTGTATGTCCgtaggccaccgacaaactgtggccaagaaacaactggaccaccctgctgCTGAGCACACCACCCAACACAATGTGGTTCATTtccatgactgcttcacagcctgtgccatctgcatccttcccgccaacaccagcttttctgaattatgcagTCAAAACTCTCCGTGCAATATATACTATGTTCCCGTAACTCTCTTGGTCTCAGCCTTCATtattcattgtccttacccatgtaGCCCCTTCCCTGTacccattccaacactacacagtcctctatttcaccaacacacccagtctttttacttctctcctgttTCGCTAAACCCCTCCTCTCTTCCCCTCCTTCCATCTAACctgccgactgcacctagctgccccgcTCTCCTccttgtccctgtatgctcccagcAGCATTTACTATCCCCCACTcctactctgctatccctccctctcccagaggtcttgttggctgaaagcctattgtgtaacagtctctttgtgactcagtgtctccactatgtggtgagaaGCAACTATCCCTTTCATTATGTCAATGTATTAGATGTATATTGCACATTTTGTTGCAATGTTTTTAATTTGAAATCATTAGAAACTTGATTTTTCTCTTACATCTGGATATGAAATGATTTGATCTTCTTGTGTAGACTTCTCATTCCTGACATTTCTTCCTATGGGTCCAGGTGTTGTCTCGACAGctgttctgctatttctgattccaATGGATGCCCagccattttttttccattactgaTTCTGGTGACACATGATGCTTCACCTTCTCTGTGCTCCCTTACTGCTGTGGCACTCACTCTTCACGTGCCTCTCATATCCTGGTGAGAACTCAAAGATGCTTTCTCTTAAGAAGCTGTGCATGATGATGTGCTTAGTCGTCTTGCTCACATTCTGCTGCTGctaactcttctttttttttttcttgaactgtAGTTGGAGATGATTTTTCCTCATATGCTGGTGATGGTTCTTCCTCCTTTTCTTTAGGAGCTGGTGACACAGGAAATGGATCTAGGATCTCacatgttgaatatatatttttcAGAAGAGTACTGATTTATTGGCTTGGCTTTGATTTCCTCAACTTTTTCAAGTACATATTTGTTTCATGGAAGTAAATTATCTGCATTTCATCCATGGTGAGGAAGGAAGCATAAGTACTGAACTGAAAGAGTTTTTTCAATAACCTGTTTGTCTTTTATGTTTCAATATTTACACATGAGGACAGTATGAGATTATGACTACATGGTATGCCTGTAATTCTCATTTTTTGATCCATTATTTTGGGGTGAGGATGTAGCTTAGAATGTGGGTTACCTCAATGAGtttgtttctgtacacattgtatgcTCTGCCAAATatcacaatatattgcatttttgaCACAGTATGACAATTTTCTATGATGTTCTACATACAAGTTCCTGGGTTCTTAAAACATGAAATACTTGCTTTTATCAATGTTTCTTCAGTTCCTCTGCTGACTATTGCATTTATCTATTTTAAATACTTTATCATGAGATGACATTTTGTTCATGTTTTCACTGTCTTACTGTCTTTTCCCAAACTTTTCATGCTTATGTGGAGTTGTAAATATTCTGTCTTCTGGCAATGGGTGTTGCCCTTGTTATGTTTAATGTTTGTAATATCGCTTTCCACCAGGAAGTCTAAAAGTCCATTGATTAATGGCACTGTGTATTTGTCTCCACCATGATTcgaatgtgaatttttttttgagCTGCTGAATTTAGTGCTGTCTGACTACAAATTAGACAACAACTATTGTTGCTAGGAAATATTAAACCTAGCCAAATAATATTCATTGATTAAACTGTTAATGCTGGATACAACAATTTTAGCTGACTAAATGGGTAGCAAAATTCTGAGGAAACTGCCAACTTATtgaaaatgaaaatctttctgtatgCCCATTACAGATTTTATATGTATATTATAAAAGATTTTATTCATagagagagtccagtaatgttatcTTCATGAATTATGAATTGAGAAGAAAAATTTTCCACATTTTAAGATTGATTGATTTTGAAAGACAATGTTAACAAACATGAATTATTAATTGTAAAGATTAAATTTTACACATTTTATGACTGATTAATTTCGAATAACAGCCTTGGGGAGCCTTTTGCATCTTAATAGAATTGTGGATATCAGTTCAGTCactacaaaacaataaaaataataaatttttgatagCGTAATGTAATTGGTTAGATAAAAAATCACTCACAAAGCGGTGGCAGGAGTACACACATATAAAAAGGGTTCTACATATGTAAGCTTTCagggccagtggctccttcttctcacAGAAGGGAGAAGGGAAAGGAAGACAGATAAAGGAAAAGGACTGAAAAGGTTCAGGAAAAGGGGTGGAGTTTGGAAAAATCGCCCAGAACAGAGGGTCAGGGGAGATTTACCAGATGTGATGAAACAGCCACTATGATATTTTGTCATTCTCATTACAATGCATCAAAATGTTTTGTTTCTTATTGTATTTCCTGATTTACTTGTGTTATTTCTATGTGGTCTCAATCCAACCATTAGTAGCTTTTAAAAGATATCACATTTGTGGTTATGACTCTTCCTTTCCATAACAAAGtgcatttaataatgaataattgaAGAAATAAAGGTAACAGCTCACAGCATAGCTCAGGCATTGAGAGATACATAATCAAGGCTGATAATGTTGCTAAGCTTTCTGGGAAACCTTTTCCAGAGCTAACAAAATATGCATTCATAGACATACAGGGTGactgttattgaactatatggaagaAAGTAAATTACTTGCAAACTACAGCATgcagacactttattcaacacgcaatattggatatttggatttaggttgtgacatgttcaatatccttgccatcattggcgacgatgtgacAGATGCATAATGAaattgacctcctgaatggctgttttcagttcagcaatggtgtggggggttattgatgtacaccttgtctttaatatagccccacaaacaagagtagcatgtgttcagatccagagaatatggtcgCTAATCGAGGctcacgccagtggcctctgggtatcctcAAGCCATGCAGTCCTCAAAGGGCTCGTCCAAGGCCAAACattctcctgctttgatggggttgTTCTCCATCTTGCATGGACCACATCttgactttggataatggagacaaaatcatcttccaaaatcttcacgtagagTTTGGTAGTCACCAACCACCAAGGAATATCAcactgattattccatgactggacattgcacaccacgcagtcacccattgagggtgcagAGGCTTCCTGATcacaaaatgtggattctcagtcccccaaatgcgccaattttgcttattgatgaacccatccaaataaaagtgggcttcatTGCTAAACCACACCATGTGCATACTATTCCCATCATGCTCTGCAGCCAATCAtggagtttgaatgtcctaacacaaaccattcagaaattatgatgattttatttcacataattcaataattgtcaccctgtacataaaaaTACAAACCTTAATGGCAACATTGTGCGAAATGGCTAAATTTACTGACATTGCTGTTAAAATTAAAgctctcagtttcagttttattGTCATCTGTCTGTTAAGTGTTTATAACATGATTTGTCCCATAACTTCATTGTAATAAAAGACTACTACTTTCTCATATTTTTCAAACCTATAAAATTTTGGGATTGAGATATTGCAATAATGTGAAATTTAAACAGCAAATGATCATGCATATCACAGTCTCATTAGATTAAAATGTATATATGAAAATTATCACTTACATTTTTCTTATGTCTATAGTCATTGTACATTAATGATTTATTGATACTGgcaatatattaaatttcttagaataaaatgattaaaattttgaTAACTGCAATAAGTTGCAACAATTATTTATGATATAATTTGTGGTTATTTTACAGAGAAGCTTGTACACTGCCACACAAAGATGATAAGGGAAATACTATTATTTTTACTCGTTTGAAGGATACTGATCCATCAAAATTTAACTGTGATAATATTATAAAGGCAGCTCTGTTAGGTCTTGAAGTTCTTTTGAAAGAGAATCCTACAGCTCCAGGCTATGTCTTTGTGTTTGACCCAACAGGCTTTGGTCTTCAACACATTTCCAAAGTAACTATAAGCACTATCAGGAAGTTTATGGTGTATGTTCAGGTACGTAAATAAATCAAccctttttttatttgtattctatTGAAGAAACACAACATCAAAAATCTCAAAACTGTAGAATGTGATTGCCATTGCAGGTGTATTTTCAATTCAGTACATTTTCTTGGTTGAATTACAATAAATTACCTTCTGACCAAATTTCTTTATGAACTATGGTAGTATCTATGTATACAAAGAATTTTGTTAACCTGTTTCTTACATGGACTGCTCTTGcattttacttgtatttttttGATAAACAGGAAGGTTTTCCTCTTAGAATGAAGGCTGTGCATGTGCTCAACACGAACGCTATCATTGACAAGGTCATGATGCTTCTCAAACCTTTTCTTGATAAGGAGTTGGCTAGcattgtaagtaaataaaataaacatttttccatATATGTGTTATAAGTACTGTGTGTCTCTTTTGAGAAATGTATTACATTTTGTGCATAAACAATAGTGTTCTAAAAGACTATTTGTAATTGATATTTGTTTTACAGCTCTTCTTCCACACACCACCAAATGATGAATTTTACAAGTTGTATAATAAGGAATGGATGCCAAGCGAGTATGGTGGCAAGGAAAAAACTTTTGCTGAACTAACTGGTATGAACGACAaccattttaaaaaattttcagctgTTAGGTATCAAATGAGGTATAATATATCTTAGATTACTAATTAATGACACAAGGTATTATACAACGAGTAATTATCATTCAGAACTGGCCAGAAGTGGCTTTATTAATTTACCATCAAAGAAAGTTCAATCTTTTACATTCATGATCGTCCTGTTCTCTGTGAGAAAGTAATATTTAGTTAGAGCACTAGGGATGAATCTCTGGATTTTCTCCCATCACTCTAATCTGTGGGTAACaatataaagaaatatgaaacagaatgaaaatataaaatcATCTGTGCAGAGGGCAAATGAATGACTTGCATTTCTCCCTAAAATTCAAGGAATGTACCATCCATCAGCAAAATGAATCATATACAGAAATTATACATGACTTAATCTTAAGTAATGCTTACTCATTTGGGATCCTCATATTGATTTCTAGAGGAAAAGACTATTTTGTGACTGGTAATGTAGCATATACATACTAATTTGGCAAAAAGAGCATATTTTTTATAtatcccaaagattacagattatagaattcagtctacataatatatatatatatatatatatatatatatatatatatatatatatatatatatatatatatatagcctcaGTACTACCACTCAAGTGTTAATTGTATATGGGAATCAAATGTACTTGACATTCTGACTGCATGATGACTGGTTTGTTAGTTGAAGGTATTTGCTGGGGAGTTGATACATCCAGGCTCTTGTAGGCTAACGTGCAGGTAATgccttatagtgtgtgtgtgtgtgtgtgtgtgtgtgtgtgtgtgtgtgtgtgtgtgtgtgtgtgtgtgtgtgtgttggggcataTGGGCACTCAACGTTGAGGTAATCAGCGCtcgacacacattaaaaaaaaaccaaatGTGGACAAATTTAGTATAATGGAAGCATACATGCAAAGCAAGTGGTAAAAGATGACAAAtgctgtataataaaataaaatgcgaGGAAAATGAGAAAGGAGCATCAaggatgccacaggaaattgtcactaGCTGGCCACTTATGTAAAATATGGGCAGTCCAGTCACCCTGTGAACAATGAGTCTTCCCATGCTTAAGGGTTTGAGTGTCTTTTGAGACAGAGGCTGGTTTAAACTTGGACACATGGATTGCAgttgaaatgctgtttatgttgcTTCAAATATCGCATTGTATTATTCATCATAAAGTGATTCTGGAGGTTTCTCGACAACATTACCTGCTTATGTGACTGGATATTGAGAAAAATGAATGAGCATTGAGTATTGTGTTGTTTCCATGCAAGAAAACTTAGCTTTAAGTTATGTGACCACAAGCATTGCACAAGACTTAAATTGATGGTGTAATTTCATGCATCAGGGAAGATTACACCAAGAAACAGAAGTGTCTGACCATAAACTAATTCATGTTTTATTACAGTGAAGCCTTCTTTAAAAACTTTTTGTAAGCCCAGTAAGGTTATGTGAGTCAAGTGTTCATAGACATGGCATATGAGTGAGACCTCTACCAATCTACTTGATTCTGGCCATATGAAGGTATTTTAAGCAGGCATGCTTGAGAATGCTTGTCCAGTGTAACACAGAGTGGATTTTTGAAGCAGATGATTCATTCATGGAAGGCAGTCTTAGGAATAGGGTAGGCTATTGCATTCTCCTAGAAGAACGCTTCAGGGCATTGTGAGATGTGCCCAGTTGCTGTCAGAGAATAAGCACACCCTTTGAATTGTGGTAATGGTCACAATATGGCagtattcacaatgtttgaatcatTGATTTGGAGCAACAAAAGTGCAAAATAGGGTTGCAATATGATGAGTCACCTGATTACATCAGCAGGTATCATCCTGATCTATTAAGTACTTGCAGTCTTTCTCTGTATTCAGTGAGATTAATGCTTTCTTGACTGACTACAGAGTGTGATATTGAGACACTGCAATAAAGCTCAGTGTTACAATGTGACATTTGTACATACCAAAGCAACACATCTGCTGGATCTATAAGGAATACCTAAGATTATTGTCTCCCTCCTGTATATAAATGATACATTCAAGTTAATTGATGAACAAGTCAGTATGGGAGTGTCGGCCACTTGTGTGTTCCACTAACTGTCAACATAGTTGAGAGCTGTTGTAAACAGTGCATCATAGTCTAAATATCACAACAGTCACAGTTATGCTTTATCTGGCCACTGGAAGGGAATGTTTTGTTATCCATGATAAATATAAGTTGTTGGCCTTGGAGAACACTCCACAATTACTTTATCTAAGTGCAGGCTGTATATAGCTCATTATCACATGTAGACCAATTATTTTGAACAGTGAT is a window of Schistocerca gregaria isolate iqSchGreg1 chromosome 8, iqSchGreg1.2, whole genome shotgun sequence DNA encoding:
- the LOC126284974 gene encoding alpha-tocopherol transfer protein-like codes for the protein MSEVKQEDLQAMRDWLKKQPHLPSLPDYQLIMFLHSCYYSLERAKQALDVCFTVRTHAPEVFENRAPDSADVQSAVNVIEACTLPHKDDKGNTIIFTRLKDTDPSKFNCDNIIKAALLGLEVLLKENPTAPGYVFVFDPTGFGLQHISKVTISTIRKFMVYVQEGFPLRMKAVHVLNTNAIIDKVMMLLKPFLDKELASILFFHTPPNDEFYKLYNKEWMPSEYGGKEKTFAELTDDMRQLVLKEGSSYVAEEAKWRVDESKRQGKLKTKVDLFGADGSFKKLSID